The window GTGGCCATCGCGGTCTTCGGCTTCCTGGTGTGGGCGCACCACATGTTCGTGGCCGGCATCTCGGTCTATGCCGCGATGATCTTCTCCATCCTGAGCTATCTGGTGGCCATTCCCTCGGCGGTCAAGGTCTTCAACTGGACGGCTACGCTCTATAAGGGCTCGATCTCCTACCGCACGCCCATGCTCTATGCCTTCGGCTTCATTGGGCTGTTCACCATCGGCGGCCTGACCGGCCTGTTCCTGGCCTGCCTGGGTGTGGACGTGCACGTCACCGACACCTACTTCATCGTCGCCCACTTCCACTACATCATGGTCGGGGGGACAGTGATGGCCTACCTGGGCGGGCTGCACTACTGGTGGCCCAAGATGACGGGCCGCATGTATCCCGAGGGCTGGGCCAAGCTCTCGGCGCTCATCATCTTCCTCGGCTTCAACCTGACGTTCTTCCCCCAGTTCGTCGTGGGCTACCTGGGGATGCCGCGGCGCTACCACGCCTATCCCCCCGAGTTCCAGGTGCTGAACGTGATGTCGAGCGCGGGGGCATCGATCCTGGCGGTGGGCTACGTATTGCCGATGATCTATTTCGTGTGGTCATTGCGTTACGGGGAGCGTGCCGGTTCGAATCCGTGGGGCGCCACCGGCCTGGAGTGGCAGACCACTTCGCCGCCGCCCACCCACAACTTCCACGAGACGCCGGTCGTGGAGCAAGAGCCGTACGATTACGAGGCGTTGCCGGAGGTCGAGTTTGTCGCATAGCGAACCATCGGTGCTCCAGGTTCCCGAGCTGCAGAGCCACTTCGGTGACATGGCGCAGCAGAAGGAAAGCGCCACCTTCGGCATGTGGCTGTTCCTGATCACCGAGGTCATGTTCTTCGGCGGCCTGTTTTGCGCCTACCTTGTGTACCGCCTGCAGTACTTCGGGGCCTTCGCGGCGGGCAGCCAGACGCTGGACATCAGGCTCGGGGCCCTGAATACCGCAGTGCTGCTGGCCAGCTCGTTCACCATGGTCCTGGCCGTCCACGCCGCCAAGATCGGCAGCCGCAAGCTGCTGGTGTGGTTCCTGGTGGCGACCATGTTCTTTGGCGCCGTCTTCCTCGGCATCAAGGCGGTGGAGTGGCACGAGAAATACGAGAAGCACCACATTCCCGGCCCGGACTTCCACTTCGAGGAGACGCTCACCGGCCACTCGCCCATGGTGGTGGACGAGCGCCACGCCCAGCTCTTCTTCGGCTTTTATTTCGCCATGACCGGCATGCATGCGCT of the Terriglobales bacterium genome contains:
- a CDS encoding cytochrome c oxidase subunit 3 family protein, yielding MSHSEPSVLQVPELQSHFGDMAQQKESATFGMWLFLITEVMFFGGLFCAYLVYRLQYFGAFAAGSQTLDIRLGALNTAVLLASSFTMVLAVHAAKIGSRKLLVWFLVATMFFGAVFLGIKAVEWHEKYEKHHIPGPDFHFEETLTGHSPMVVDERHAQLFFGFYFAMTGMHALHMVIGMGLLTWLLIAGARGAYTPEYHNPVENVGLYWHFVDIIWIWLFPLLYLISRHY